A DNA window from Arachis duranensis cultivar V14167 chromosome 3, aradu.V14167.gnm2.J7QH, whole genome shotgun sequence contains the following coding sequences:
- the LOC107480149 gene encoding serine/threonine-protein kinase SRK2A, whose protein sequence is MEKYEAVKDLGAGNFGVARLMRNKETKELVAMKYIERGHKIDENVAREIINHRSLRHPNIIRFKEVVLTPTHLAIVMEYAAGGELFERICNAGRFSEDEARYFFQQLISGVHYCHAMQICHRDLKLENTLLDGSPAPRLKICDFGYSKSSLLHSRPKSTVGTPAYIAPEVLSRREYDGKLADVWSCGVTLYVMLVGAYPFEDQDDPRNFRKTIQRIMAVQYKIPDYVHISQDCRHLLSRIFVANPLRRISLKEIKSHPWFLKNLPRELTESAQAAYYQRGNPSFSVQSIDEIMKIVGEARDPPPVSRPVKGFGWEGEEEEEVEEEVEEEEEEEDEYDKRVKEVHASGEFHIS, encoded by the exons ATGGAAAAGTACGAGGCCGTGAAGGATTTGGGAGCTGGGAATTTTGGGGTGGCTAGGCTCATGAGAAACAAGGAGACCAAGGAGCTCGTTGCCATGAAATACATAGAGCGTGGCCACAag ATTGATGAGAATGTGGCAAGAGAGATTATCAATCACAGATCCCTTCGGCATCCCAACATAATTCGCTTCAAGGAG GTAGTTTTGACCCCCACTCATTTAGCAATAGTGATGGAGTATGCAGCCGGAGGAGAGCTCTTTGAGAGAATATGCAACGCTGGAAGGTTTAGTGAAGATGAG GCTAGATATTTCTTTCAGCAACTGATTTCCGGTGTCCATTACTGTCATGCCATG CAAATATGCCACAGGGATTTGAAGCTAGAAAATACTCTTTTAGATGGAAGCCCTGCACCTCGCCTGAAAATTTGTGACTTTGGTTATTCCAAG TCATCATTGCTTCATTCAAGACCCAAATCAACTGTTGGAACTCCAGCTTATATCGCACCAGAGGTTCTTTCTAGGAGGGAGTATGATGGGAAG TTGGCTGATGTATGGTCATGTGGAGTGACTCTTTATGTCATGCTAGTTGGAGCATATCCCTTTGAGGATCAGGATGACCCTAGGAATTTTAGGAAAACAATTCAG CGTATAATGGCTGTTCAGTACAAAATCCCGGATTATGTTCACATCTCTCAAGATTGCAGACACCTTCTTTCTCGCATATTTGTCGCTAACCCATTGAGG AGAATTTCTCTCAAGGAAATCAAGAGCCACCCATGGTTTCTAAAGAACCTACCAAGGGAGCTAACTGAATCAGCTCAAGCTGCCTACTACCAAAGAGGCAACCCAAGCTTTTCCGTTCAAAGCATAGATGAGATCATGAAAATCGTGGGAGAGGCAAGGGACCCTCCTCCGGTATCTAGGCCTGTCAAAGGTTTTGGGTGGGAAggcgaagaagaagaggaagtggaagaagaggtggaggaagaggaagaggaagaagatgagtaTGACAAGAGGGTCAAGGAGGTTCATGCAAGTGGAGAATTTCACATCAGTTAA